One Manihot esculenta cultivar AM560-2 chromosome 6, M.esculenta_v8, whole genome shotgun sequence DNA segment encodes these proteins:
- the LOC110616469 gene encoding pectin acetylesterase 9 isoform X4, whose product MNIIAVTVLVILLNCGSFCICVPPQQLLVNMTVVRNATALGAFCLDGSLPAYHLHRGFGAGVRNWILQFEGGGWCNDLKSCLERANTRRGSTKYMNKLATFSGILSNNASLNPDFYNWNRVKLRYCDGASFGGDAMFKNGTSILYFRGQKIWEAIIQDLLPKGLGHARQALLSGCSAGGLSSFLHCDGLAKMLPNATVKCLSDAGFFLDEKDVSLKYTMRSFYAKLVTLQGVEKNLNKKCTNFFSKNPELCFFPQHALKFITPPFFILNAAYDVFQFNHILVPPSADLLGQWKGCKNNTAQCNEKQIDTLQGFRQNMLLALRSFSKNFSQWGMFINSCFAHCQSESQETWLAVNSPRIHDVVQLFTAVLKRPFLTIAKAVGDWYFNRNGTNEIDCPFPCDTTCHNLIPTALVP is encoded by the exons ATGAATATTATAGCAGTAACCGTGCTGGTTATCTTGCTAAATTGCGGCTCGTTCTGCATTTGCGTGCCGCCGCAGCAGCTTCTGGTGAACATGACCGTGGTTCGAAAtgcgacggctctcggagcat TTTGCTTGGATGGAAGTTTGCCTGCATATCATCTGCACAGAGGATTCGGCGCTGGAGTACGCAACTGGATTTTGCAGTTTGAG GGAGGTGGATGGTGCAATGATTTGAAATCATGTTTGGAGAGAGCCAATACACGCCGTGGATCTACAAAGTACATGAACAAGCTGGCGACCTTCTCTGGAATACTAAGCAACAACGCCTCTCTAAATCCAG ATTTTTACAATTGGAACCGTGTAAAGCTTAGATATTGTGATGGAGCCTCATTTGGTGGAGATGCCATGTTTAAAAACGGG ACGTCAATCCTTTATTTCAGGGGTCAAAAGATTTGGGAAGCAATTATTCAAGACCTTCTCCCTAAAGGGTTGGGACATGCGCGTCAG GCTTTGCTTTCAGGTTGCTCTGCTGGGGGGTTATCATCCTTTCTTCATTGCGACGGCTTAGCAAAGATGTTACCAAATGCCACTGTGAAGTGCTTGAGTGATGCAGGATTTTTTCTGGACGA AAAAGACGTCAGCTTGAAGTACACTATGAGGTCCTTCTACGCAAAACTTGTTACTCTGCAG GGAGTTGAGAAAAATCTCAATAAAAAATGCACCAATTTCTTTAGCAAAAATCCAGAACTG TGCTTTTTTCCACAGCATGCGTTGAAGTTCATAACACCACCATTCTTCATCTTGAATGCAGCTTATGATGTGTTCCAA TTCAACCATATATTGGTGCCTCCTTCTGCTGACTTGCTTGGACAATGGAAGGGTTGTAAAAATAACACAGCACAATGTAATGAAAAACAGATAGACACATTGCAAG GTTTCAGGCAAAATATGCTGTTAGCCTTGAGATCTTTCTCCAAGAACTTCAGTCAGTGGGGAATGTTTATAAATTCATGCTTTGCTCATTGCCAAAGTGAATCCCAGGAGACATGGTTAGCAGTCAACTCTCCTCGGATACATGACGTGGTACAGTTGTTTACTGCAGTACTTAAGAGGCCATTTTTG ACCATTGCAAAAGCTGTTGGGGATTGGTATTTTAACAGAAATGGTACCAACGAGATTGATTGTCCGTTTCCTTGTGACACTACCTGCCATAACCTCATACCAACAGCTCTG GTtccatag
- the LOC110616469 gene encoding pectin acetylesterase 9 isoform X5, protein MNIIAVTVLVILLNCGSFCICVPPQQLLVNMTVVRNATALGAFCLDGSLPAYHLHRGFGAGVRNWILQFEGGGWCNDLKSCLERANTRRGSTKYMNKLATFSGILSNNASLNPDFYNWNRVKLRYCDGASFGGDAMFKNGTSILYFRGQKIWEAIIQDLLPKGLGHARQALLSGCSAGGLSSFLHCDGLAKMLPNATVKCLSDAGFFLDEKDVSLKYTMRSFYAKLVTLQGVEKNLNKKCTNFFSKNPELCFFPQHALKFITPPFFILNAAYDVFQFNHILVPPSADLLGQWKGCKNNTAQCNEKQIDTLQGFRQNMLLALRSFSKNFSQWGMFINSCFAHCQSESQETWLAVNSPRIHDVTIAKAVGDWYFNRNGTNEIDCPFPCDTTCHNLIPTALVP, encoded by the exons ATGAATATTATAGCAGTAACCGTGCTGGTTATCTTGCTAAATTGCGGCTCGTTCTGCATTTGCGTGCCGCCGCAGCAGCTTCTGGTGAACATGACCGTGGTTCGAAAtgcgacggctctcggagcat TTTGCTTGGATGGAAGTTTGCCTGCATATCATCTGCACAGAGGATTCGGCGCTGGAGTACGCAACTGGATTTTGCAGTTTGAG GGAGGTGGATGGTGCAATGATTTGAAATCATGTTTGGAGAGAGCCAATACACGCCGTGGATCTACAAAGTACATGAACAAGCTGGCGACCTTCTCTGGAATACTAAGCAACAACGCCTCTCTAAATCCAG ATTTTTACAATTGGAACCGTGTAAAGCTTAGATATTGTGATGGAGCCTCATTTGGTGGAGATGCCATGTTTAAAAACGGG ACGTCAATCCTTTATTTCAGGGGTCAAAAGATTTGGGAAGCAATTATTCAAGACCTTCTCCCTAAAGGGTTGGGACATGCGCGTCAG GCTTTGCTTTCAGGTTGCTCTGCTGGGGGGTTATCATCCTTTCTTCATTGCGACGGCTTAGCAAAGATGTTACCAAATGCCACTGTGAAGTGCTTGAGTGATGCAGGATTTTTTCTGGACGA AAAAGACGTCAGCTTGAAGTACACTATGAGGTCCTTCTACGCAAAACTTGTTACTCTGCAG GGAGTTGAGAAAAATCTCAATAAAAAATGCACCAATTTCTTTAGCAAAAATCCAGAACTG TGCTTTTTTCCACAGCATGCGTTGAAGTTCATAACACCACCATTCTTCATCTTGAATGCAGCTTATGATGTGTTCCAA TTCAACCATATATTGGTGCCTCCTTCTGCTGACTTGCTTGGACAATGGAAGGGTTGTAAAAATAACACAGCACAATGTAATGAAAAACAGATAGACACATTGCAAG GTTTCAGGCAAAATATGCTGTTAGCCTTGAGATCTTTCTCCAAGAACTTCAGTCAGTGGGGAATGTTTATAAATTCATGCTTTGCTCATTGCCAAAGTGAATCCCAGGAGACATGGTTAGCAGTCAACTCTCCTCGGATACATGACGTG ACCATTGCAAAAGCTGTTGGGGATTGGTATTTTAACAGAAATGGTACCAACGAGATTGATTGTCCGTTTCCTTGTGACACTACCTGCCATAACCTCATACCAACAGCTCTG GTtccatag
- the LOC110616469 gene encoding pectin acetylesterase 9 isoform X1, producing the protein MNIIAVTVLVILLNCGSFCICVPPQQLLVNMTVVRNATALGAFCLDGSLPAYHLHRGFGAGVRNWILQFEGGGWCNDLKSCLERANTRRGSTKYMNKLATFSGILSNNASLNPDFYNWNRVKLRYCDGASFGGDAMFKNGTSILYFRGQKIWEAIIQDLLPKGLGHARQALLSGCSAGGLSSFLHCDGLAKMLPNATVKCLSDAGFFLDEKDVSLKYTMRSFYAKLVTLQGVEKNLNKKCTNFFSKNPELCFFPQHALKFITPPFFILNAAYDVFQFNHILVPPSADLLGQWKGCKNNTAQCNEKQIDTLQGFRQNMLLALRSFSKNFSQWGMFINSCFAHCQSESQETWLAVNSPRIHDVVQLFTAVLKRPFLTIAKAVGDWYFNRNGTNEIDCPFPCDTTCHNLIPTALDDRRFLSSISESDLDGCEDCLARKHKDNKSGINQPMHGLMVVGFALFLDRITFRDCYVSLIS; encoded by the exons ATGAATATTATAGCAGTAACCGTGCTGGTTATCTTGCTAAATTGCGGCTCGTTCTGCATTTGCGTGCCGCCGCAGCAGCTTCTGGTGAACATGACCGTGGTTCGAAAtgcgacggctctcggagcat TTTGCTTGGATGGAAGTTTGCCTGCATATCATCTGCACAGAGGATTCGGCGCTGGAGTACGCAACTGGATTTTGCAGTTTGAG GGAGGTGGATGGTGCAATGATTTGAAATCATGTTTGGAGAGAGCCAATACACGCCGTGGATCTACAAAGTACATGAACAAGCTGGCGACCTTCTCTGGAATACTAAGCAACAACGCCTCTCTAAATCCAG ATTTTTACAATTGGAACCGTGTAAAGCTTAGATATTGTGATGGAGCCTCATTTGGTGGAGATGCCATGTTTAAAAACGGG ACGTCAATCCTTTATTTCAGGGGTCAAAAGATTTGGGAAGCAATTATTCAAGACCTTCTCCCTAAAGGGTTGGGACATGCGCGTCAG GCTTTGCTTTCAGGTTGCTCTGCTGGGGGGTTATCATCCTTTCTTCATTGCGACGGCTTAGCAAAGATGTTACCAAATGCCACTGTGAAGTGCTTGAGTGATGCAGGATTTTTTCTGGACGA AAAAGACGTCAGCTTGAAGTACACTATGAGGTCCTTCTACGCAAAACTTGTTACTCTGCAG GGAGTTGAGAAAAATCTCAATAAAAAATGCACCAATTTCTTTAGCAAAAATCCAGAACTG TGCTTTTTTCCACAGCATGCGTTGAAGTTCATAACACCACCATTCTTCATCTTGAATGCAGCTTATGATGTGTTCCAA TTCAACCATATATTGGTGCCTCCTTCTGCTGACTTGCTTGGACAATGGAAGGGTTGTAAAAATAACACAGCACAATGTAATGAAAAACAGATAGACACATTGCAAG GTTTCAGGCAAAATATGCTGTTAGCCTTGAGATCTTTCTCCAAGAACTTCAGTCAGTGGGGAATGTTTATAAATTCATGCTTTGCTCATTGCCAAAGTGAATCCCAGGAGACATGGTTAGCAGTCAACTCTCCTCGGATACATGACGTGGTACAGTTGTTTACTGCAGTACTTAAGAGGCCATTTTTG ACCATTGCAAAAGCTGTTGGGGATTGGTATTTTAACAGAAATGGTACCAACGAGATTGATTGTCCGTTTCCTTGTGACACTACCTGCCATAACCTCATACCAACAGCTCTG GATGATCGCCGGTTTCTGAGCTCTATATCAGAGAGTGATCTTGATGGCTGTGAAGATTGTCTAGCCAGAAAACACAAGGATAACAAGTCTGGCATTAACCAACCAATGCATGGGCTTATGGTTGTTGGTTTTGCTCTGTTTTTGGACAGAATCACTTTCAGGGATTGTTATGTGAGCTTAATTAGTTGA
- the LOC110616469 gene encoding pectin acetylesterase 9 isoform X2 yields the protein MNIIAVTVLVILLNCGSFCICVPPQQLLVNMTVVRNATALGAFCLDGSLPAYHLHRGFGAGVRNWILQFEGGGWCNDLKSCLERANTRRGSTKYMNKLATFSGILSNNASLNPDFYNWNRVKLRYCDGASFGGDAMFKNGTSILYFRGQKIWEAIIQDLLPKGLGHARQALLSGCSAGGLSSFLHCDGLAKMLPNATVKCLSDAGFFLDEKDVSLKYTMRSFYAKLVTLQGVEKNLNKKCTNFFSKNPELCFFPQHALKFITPPFFILNAAYDVFQFNHILVPPSADLLGQWKGCKNNTAQCNEKQIDTLQGFRQNMLLALRSFSKNFSQWGMFINSCFAHCQSESQETWLAVNSPRIHDVTIAKAVGDWYFNRNGTNEIDCPFPCDTTCHNLIPTALDDRRFLSSISESDLDGCEDCLARKHKDNKSGINQPMHGLMVVGFALFLDRITFRDCYVSLIS from the exons ATGAATATTATAGCAGTAACCGTGCTGGTTATCTTGCTAAATTGCGGCTCGTTCTGCATTTGCGTGCCGCCGCAGCAGCTTCTGGTGAACATGACCGTGGTTCGAAAtgcgacggctctcggagcat TTTGCTTGGATGGAAGTTTGCCTGCATATCATCTGCACAGAGGATTCGGCGCTGGAGTACGCAACTGGATTTTGCAGTTTGAG GGAGGTGGATGGTGCAATGATTTGAAATCATGTTTGGAGAGAGCCAATACACGCCGTGGATCTACAAAGTACATGAACAAGCTGGCGACCTTCTCTGGAATACTAAGCAACAACGCCTCTCTAAATCCAG ATTTTTACAATTGGAACCGTGTAAAGCTTAGATATTGTGATGGAGCCTCATTTGGTGGAGATGCCATGTTTAAAAACGGG ACGTCAATCCTTTATTTCAGGGGTCAAAAGATTTGGGAAGCAATTATTCAAGACCTTCTCCCTAAAGGGTTGGGACATGCGCGTCAG GCTTTGCTTTCAGGTTGCTCTGCTGGGGGGTTATCATCCTTTCTTCATTGCGACGGCTTAGCAAAGATGTTACCAAATGCCACTGTGAAGTGCTTGAGTGATGCAGGATTTTTTCTGGACGA AAAAGACGTCAGCTTGAAGTACACTATGAGGTCCTTCTACGCAAAACTTGTTACTCTGCAG GGAGTTGAGAAAAATCTCAATAAAAAATGCACCAATTTCTTTAGCAAAAATCCAGAACTG TGCTTTTTTCCACAGCATGCGTTGAAGTTCATAACACCACCATTCTTCATCTTGAATGCAGCTTATGATGTGTTCCAA TTCAACCATATATTGGTGCCTCCTTCTGCTGACTTGCTTGGACAATGGAAGGGTTGTAAAAATAACACAGCACAATGTAATGAAAAACAGATAGACACATTGCAAG GTTTCAGGCAAAATATGCTGTTAGCCTTGAGATCTTTCTCCAAGAACTTCAGTCAGTGGGGAATGTTTATAAATTCATGCTTTGCTCATTGCCAAAGTGAATCCCAGGAGACATGGTTAGCAGTCAACTCTCCTCGGATACATGACGTG ACCATTGCAAAAGCTGTTGGGGATTGGTATTTTAACAGAAATGGTACCAACGAGATTGATTGTCCGTTTCCTTGTGACACTACCTGCCATAACCTCATACCAACAGCTCTG GATGATCGCCGGTTTCTGAGCTCTATATCAGAGAGTGATCTTGATGGCTGTGAAGATTGTCTAGCCAGAAAACACAAGGATAACAAGTCTGGCATTAACCAACCAATGCATGGGCTTATGGTTGTTGGTTTTGCTCTGTTTTTGGACAGAATCACTTTCAGGGATTGTTATGTGAGCTTAATTAGTTGA
- the LOC110616469 gene encoding pectin acetylesterase 9 isoform X3 codes for MNIIAVTVLVILLNCGSFCICVPPQQLLVNMTVVRNATALGAFCLDGSLPAYHLHRGFGAGVRNWILQFEGGGWCNDLKSCLERANTRRGSTKYMNKLATFSGILSNNASLNPDFYNWNRVKLRYCDGASFGGDAMFKNGTSILYFRGQKIWEAIIQDLLPKGLGHARQALLSGCSAGGLSSFLHCDGLAKMLPNATVKCLSDAGFFLDEKDVSLKYTMRSFYAKLVTLQCFFPQHALKFITPPFFILNAAYDVFQFNHILVPPSADLLGQWKGCKNNTAQCNEKQIDTLQGFRQNMLLALRSFSKNFSQWGMFINSCFAHCQSESQETWLAVNSPRIHDVVQLFTAVLKRPFLTIAKAVGDWYFNRNGTNEIDCPFPCDTTCHNLIPTALDDRRFLSSISESDLDGCEDCLARKHKDNKSGINQPMHGLMVVGFALFLDRITFRDCYVSLIS; via the exons ATGAATATTATAGCAGTAACCGTGCTGGTTATCTTGCTAAATTGCGGCTCGTTCTGCATTTGCGTGCCGCCGCAGCAGCTTCTGGTGAACATGACCGTGGTTCGAAAtgcgacggctctcggagcat TTTGCTTGGATGGAAGTTTGCCTGCATATCATCTGCACAGAGGATTCGGCGCTGGAGTACGCAACTGGATTTTGCAGTTTGAG GGAGGTGGATGGTGCAATGATTTGAAATCATGTTTGGAGAGAGCCAATACACGCCGTGGATCTACAAAGTACATGAACAAGCTGGCGACCTTCTCTGGAATACTAAGCAACAACGCCTCTCTAAATCCAG ATTTTTACAATTGGAACCGTGTAAAGCTTAGATATTGTGATGGAGCCTCATTTGGTGGAGATGCCATGTTTAAAAACGGG ACGTCAATCCTTTATTTCAGGGGTCAAAAGATTTGGGAAGCAATTATTCAAGACCTTCTCCCTAAAGGGTTGGGACATGCGCGTCAG GCTTTGCTTTCAGGTTGCTCTGCTGGGGGGTTATCATCCTTTCTTCATTGCGACGGCTTAGCAAAGATGTTACCAAATGCCACTGTGAAGTGCTTGAGTGATGCAGGATTTTTTCTGGACGA AAAAGACGTCAGCTTGAAGTACACTATGAGGTCCTTCTACGCAAAACTTGTTACTCTGCAG TGCTTTTTTCCACAGCATGCGTTGAAGTTCATAACACCACCATTCTTCATCTTGAATGCAGCTTATGATGTGTTCCAA TTCAACCATATATTGGTGCCTCCTTCTGCTGACTTGCTTGGACAATGGAAGGGTTGTAAAAATAACACAGCACAATGTAATGAAAAACAGATAGACACATTGCAAG GTTTCAGGCAAAATATGCTGTTAGCCTTGAGATCTTTCTCCAAGAACTTCAGTCAGTGGGGAATGTTTATAAATTCATGCTTTGCTCATTGCCAAAGTGAATCCCAGGAGACATGGTTAGCAGTCAACTCTCCTCGGATACATGACGTGGTACAGTTGTTTACTGCAGTACTTAAGAGGCCATTTTTG ACCATTGCAAAAGCTGTTGGGGATTGGTATTTTAACAGAAATGGTACCAACGAGATTGATTGTCCGTTTCCTTGTGACACTACCTGCCATAACCTCATACCAACAGCTCTG GATGATCGCCGGTTTCTGAGCTCTATATCAGAGAGTGATCTTGATGGCTGTGAAGATTGTCTAGCCAGAAAACACAAGGATAACAAGTCTGGCATTAACCAACCAATGCATGGGCTTATGGTTGTTGGTTTTGCTCTGTTTTTGGACAGAATCACTTTCAGGGATTGTTATGTGAGCTTAATTAGTTGA